In Pongo abelii isolate AG06213 chromosome X, NHGRI_mPonAbe1-v2.0_pri, whole genome shotgun sequence, one DNA window encodes the following:
- the LOC129053106 gene encoding long-wave-sensitive opsin 1, whose amino-acid sequence MAQQWSLQRLAGRHPQDSYEDSTQSSIFTYTNSNSTRGPFEGPNYHIAPRWVYHLTSVWMIFVVTASVFTNGLVLAATMKFKKLRHPLNWILVNLAVADLAETVIASTISVVNQVSGYFVLGHPMCVLEGYTVSLCGITGLWSLAIISWERWLVVCKPFGNVRFDAKLAIIGIAFSWIWSAVWTAPPIFGWSRYWPHGLKTSCGPDVFSGSSYPGVQSYMIVLMVTCCIIPLAIIVLCYLQVWLAIRAVAKQQKESESTQKAEKEVTRMVVVMIFAYCVCWGPYTFFACFAAANPGYAFHPLMAALPAYFAKSATIYNPVIYVFMNRQFRNCILQLFGKKVDDGSELSSASKTEVSSVSSVSPA is encoded by the exons ATGGCCCAGCAGTGGAGCCTCCAAAGGCTCGCAGGCCGCCATCCGCAGGACAGCTATGAGGACAGCACCCAGTCCAGCATCTTCACCTACACCAACAGCAACTCCACCAGAG GCCCCTTCGAAGGCCCGAATTACCACATCGCTCCCAGATGGGTGTACCACCTCACCAGTGTCTGGATGATCTTTGTGGTCACTGCATCCGTCTTCACAAATGGGCTTGTGCTGGCGGCCACTATGAAGTTCAAGAAGCTGCGCCATCCGCTGAACTGGATCCTGGTGAACCTGGCGGTCGCTGACCTAGCAGAGACCGTCATCGCCAGCACTATCAGCGTTGTGAATCAGGTCTCTGGCTACTTCGTGCTGGGCCATCCTATGTGTGTCCTGGAGGGCTACACCGTCTCCCTGTGTG GGATCACAGGTCTCTGGTCCCTGGCCATCATTTCCTGGGAGAGGTGGCTGGTGGTTTGCAAGCCCTTTGGCAACGTGAGATTTGATGCCAAGCTGGCCATCATTGGCATTGCCTTCTCCTGGATCTGGTCTGCTGTGTGGACGGCCCCGCCCATCTTTGGCTGGAGCAG GTACTGGCCCCATGGCCTGAAGACTTCATGCGGCCCAGATGTGTTCAGCGGCAGCTCGTACCCCGGGGTGCAGTCTTACATGATTGTCCTCATGGTCACCTGCTGCATCATCCCACTCGCTATCATCGTGCTCTGCTATCTCCAAGTGTGGCTGGCCATCCGAGCG gtggcaaagcagcagaAAGAGTCTGAATCcacccagaaggcagagaaggAAGTGACGcgcatggtggtggtgatgatctTTGCGTACTGTGTCTGCTGGGGACCTTACACCTTCTTCGCATGCTTTGCTGCTGCCAACCCTGGCTACGCCTTCCACCCTTTGATGGCTGCCCTGCCAGCCTACTTTGCCAAAAGTGCCACTATCTACAACCCCGTTATCTATGTCTTTATGAACCGGCAG TTTCGAAACTGCATCTTGCAGCTTTTCGGGAAGAAGGTTGACGATGGCTCTGAACTCTCCAGCGCCTCCAAAACGGAGGTCTCATCTGTGTCCTCGGTATCGCCTGCATGA